The sequence below is a genomic window from Silene latifolia isolate original U9 population chromosome 7, ASM4854445v1, whole genome shotgun sequence.
GTTGAGTTGCATGAGTATAGTAGGCAAGGGGATGGTACAACAAATTATGCAACCGAACTTGTTTCATATATAACACAATGAACAATCGCATGCGCAAAAGGCTTCAACCGGGATCTCAATACTCCGGGATAATGAGCCGTGACAATGAATATTATGAATGGTATAACGCCATCACCCGTCACCGCATTAGTCCACTTAGTAGCCAAGTGTACGACGACTATGAAGATTATCACTACTACTACCCTACCGCCGCCGACTATCAAACACTAGTAAGTCTTCTTTTAATTTTTAGCACTTTTAATTATTTACCTTATACATATAACTTTGCTAACGTTGTTGATTCATATAATGCAGACAGAAAGCAATGTAAACATCTACAACACAACCACAGAATCGCTCAACAACATTCCCGACAATGCTCCTTCGAATATTTGTAAATTGATTGAAAAGGTGCGTAACATGTCACTTGATGCCTTACGCAATACAAATCAGGGCATCTTGTCCAATATGAAGAACCGAGAGAGCCATCACCTCTACGATACAACTTCCGCCGTTTAGAGCACCGTATACGGATTGGGCCGCCTACTGTACAAAATACTCCACTTGTTCAACCTTCGTTGTGAATTTAGATATTCTATGGGCTGTTGCCTCGATTCTAGAATAAAATGGTCTCAATCGTAAAATGGTccatttttaaaaataaaatcatttatttattattttgatGTAAGACCGTCCTAGACAGTAATCACTGATTACTTTAAAATACCTTTCATTTTGTCACCAAATGTTGAATAAATGCAAGACGGTCCTTTTATTGATTAAACAATCATTTGATAAGaatgttttttttatatatatataaatgtttaacacaaccatCATCCAAAACAATTACTGTATTAGAATAGATCTAAAAATGACTATAAAACCATTAAAAAAAAGGTATTAGAATAAATTGAGTCTAAAAAAATACAGGTATTTATGTTTGATAGTTCAGTACTTCAGTGAATGATTCCTTAAGCTCACtcgtctctctaaaactcaaagatGGCTTCAAAATAAACTAGTTTTATGCCCGTGCAATAATTGCACAGGTCTATTTGAAAGTTTGATACAATTAAAAGTAGTGTAATAATGAGTTTGGATTCAATTTATCATGATATATTGACGTAAATCTTTCCTTTTTTATCTTATTATGTGTCCATtgagcacattttagaaaaacctaATAAATATTAATCTAACTGTGTACACAATAATAAAATTTATGACATATAGTATTGTATATTTTGAAATATAACTTATACTCCGTATTGTATTTACGATGGAGGAGATGAAATTCTTGGTTAAGGTCAATAATTACATAGTTTGAAATTTACAATCGCTCAAAAACGCTAGTGGAGCATTCTTGGCTTGTGTTCATGCCTAATAGACTTCGAGCCTGTCACCCTCGGGTGGTttacctggtatacgtggtttgcaggctatcacgtacaCCCGCGGGTTTACCCAGTGCGCACCAAAGGTAGCGGTTGCGGGTTCCctcgttaccaaaaaaaaaaaaaggctagTGGCAACTCGCAGATACATTTGTTATACGATAAAGTAAATTAATTTACTATGTTAAGCTCGataaatcaataataaataatttGCATAATAAAATCCTCATAGTATACTCCATCCACTTCGGTTTTGATTAATAGTTTATGTTTCATTAATTGAATTTTCCTGTCAATAAAGTAACCGTAAATGATTGATTGTAACAGAAGTAATAAGAAATTGTGTAAAACAAACTTGTCCAATAAAAGAATGAAATACGTATATTTTAATAAATACTCTATATATTTTGATTACAAAAATCAATGTGCTATTGAACCGGTAAATTAGCTACAAAACCAAATTGAGTAGGACTATCAgctacaaagcgtcttgcttgtgacgggtatatttcgtcacaagctgaagacggggtaAAATGTGACTCATTTAGGacgaaaatgtaaccattttaccTACAAAGTTAACAGAACAATTTTCTAAGCTATAATAATTTGTCATTAAAATGATCACATTTTGTCGTTAAAATGGCAACATTTGGCCCGTCTTCAGCTGGTGACGAAAAATGCCCATCTTCAATGACTAACATTTGATGGGCGAAGGCGTGAATCTCAAAGCCCATTATACACACCAAAAATAGTCAAAACCCTACTCCCACTCTgcgtctctctttctctctttaatcGGCCTCCATCAAGAATTTCATCTCCTCCATCCATCATAAATCATAAATATCTTTTAAAGTTCAAATTACTTTTTGATTTGATTAAATCTAATCATCTTATTCACACATTCACATCTACATCTATGTCGATGAACTTAATCAGATCTACCTACTATAATACTTGTCGACAACGTGGTTGGTGCACTGTACCGTTCCTCAAATTAGCCAAGAGTAAGAGGATagatgatttttttttactttgagtatattatttgattaataaaataattttttttttcaaaaaaaatgtttgattttgtgtttatattttaaagcAAGTATTGCATGTTGTTTTATGAGTACTCGTTGTTATATCttgattttattaaaaaaaaatcaatggTGATTGTTTATACTTTATTTTGGGTGTAAATATAGCGATGATTAGAGAATTTTTTTCATTCTGAAATTAGCTATCCTCTTACTCTTGGCATGAGAGACTCCTTATACAGCCATAAAATTTGAGCTTTTTTACCCccaattaatttgttttttttttgtttgtgttaAATTACTTTATTTCTATATTATTTAATGTAATTAATGATTTTTATTACTCCGTATTTCAATTTTCTGGGCATTCAATGATTAATAATTAAATTTACCGAAGTTCTAAATGCTGCAATTTTTTGTGGTATGATATATTCTTAGTTTAACtatatagtattatttattaatgaTATGAAACCATGATATAATAATACGTTGGAGAAATTAACAATGAAATGCAATTAATTGGGTAAATGAAACGTGGGTTCCCAATTGAAATAAAAGTTTTTTCCCTTCCTGAAAATAAGGAGCCAATCACAATCCTCTAATTGCTTTAGCTTTTATAGATAGAGGATTCTCAGAAGCCACTTGTACAAATTGCAATGTGAATTGGACTTTTACAGGCCGTTCCCTCAACCCGTCTTATATTCTACAATAGGACGATACTATGTGTGTGTTTGGCCTAGTTTATAAGTGTTTTTGGGACTCAAAAACACTTTTTGACCAAACACATCGTTTTCTAAAAGTTAAATAAAAATTCTAAAAAGCTAAAAATACATATTTTTGCCCATAGAAATAGAAGCAACTATTTATTGTttctgcttttgaaaaacacttttgaaaaattaagcttgaaaaacaaaaacGCATTTGTGAGAATCGAGGCCAAACATGCTCTATAAGAGAGTTATGATTTTTATAAGGGTGGCTCAAATATGGTCTACAAGACTACCATATTTAGAGGATGGACATATTTAACCCCGAGGACCGGCCTGTTACACCGCGCACATACATCGAGGATCATGTAGAATTAGTCCCGGAATGAAGCGGGGTCTATCTAGTTGAACAAAATTTCGTATTTGTAGACACGAGACTAATGCCTGGAGCTATCAAGGAGGCCCATGACCTTCAATAAAAATGCATATTCATATGCCTTTTCCTTAGAGTGGCCAGACCGCCCACCTTCCCCAAAATGCCCTCCTTTCATTTCCGTCTTTAAGATAACTGACCGAGAACAAGTTGTACATGTTGTTTCTCGTACTTTAGCCACCCATTTTGCGGCTTCCCAAACTCCAACCCTGAAGTTACCACATCATCCATGGACTCGTAAGTTCGGAGGTTTTAGGTTTAAGACTCTAGGAGTTACTCCATTTGCTCCAACCAGTAATTTATGTTTGCTATGCAAGTGAACCAGTGAGTTTAACCGTCATTCTCAACCACAGAGACATATGCTTAAAAACAAACATAAATTATTGGCTGGGACGGACAAGAAATATGGGCCGGGGGGCTCGAGACGTGTATTTAAATGCGATATATAACAAAAAGTTTACCTCGTGTCGTTAAATGCAGCAGTGACGAGCATAGCCGGATAGCAAGAACCCTGATTTATGTTGTCATAAGGAGAATACTTCATAAGAGACTCAAATTCGGCTTTGATTTTAGGGTTACCAAACTCTTCATGGTCCAATATAGTTAACGGCAAGCTTTCATCCATCAAAGTGTTGCATATATCAAGAAAGGGGACCTGATAAACAATATTAACAGGACGATCAAACAATATTTTTAAGGATTGATATCACAGAAACACGAAGAAACACTCGATAAAGGGAAAGTTTGTTGAACCCTTGGATACATATCTAGAATAGAAAGGCGGTCATATGGAATAATGCAACAGTACCTTCAAAATAGCAGCAGAGAAGAGAGCAGGGTGAGAATTGATAGCCGCCCCCACGAGAAGAGACCCTGCACTGTATCCGATGGCAGCTAGCCTATCTTTTCGAGCATAACCCTTGTTAACCAAGTACTTGGCACAAAAAACATAATCATACACAGAATTCATCTTATTGGCTCTGCTTCCTTGTTGATGCCATGAGGGATCACTACCACCTCCACCTCTGCTCAGCCGAGACATATGGATTTCAGTTTTGCTTTTACTTGCTAGAACCTCAAAACGGAGCAGCATTCAATAAAATAGATCAGCAAGGAGAAAGACGAAGAGATTGGTCTCCTGTCACTCTTTTTGGGATTTTCTAGGTTGTACCTCATTTTTCTATTTTATAATGTACTTTCCGTTTTAGAAATTCATCAAATGTATTCCTAAACTCAACCGACTGTACCTAAACGTAACTACGTACTCTACTCTCTCTTTTAACAATAGTTAGAGTCACTGCCAAAGGATTATTCAATTTTTTTACCGAGTCATGAGCTTAATCAGCTGATAGTTACAAAATACAGTAACCGGAGGACTAACCTCACATCTGCAAAAGCCAATACCCATCCACGTTCAAGTAAGCTGAGGCGATCTGCACACCAACATTTCTCCAGGACTTCTCCATAAGCCCCATAGGCTTCCAGAAGGCCAGGAAACTGTTCCTTAGGCTTTCTATCTTTGGAGTATACTATAGTTAACGGAACCTTTGTACCATCATGAGAAACGACCTCATGTGTTTCACACGCATAGCTAGAAGAAAAATCTTTCCAACTCTGCAGTCCTTCAAAAGATTGATCGTGTCTATGCTTGTCATTTTCAACTTTCGGAAGTTTACCATTGATTTCATGATTTCGGGTATTAGTATGCACGTTTCTGGTAGCCTGCACTACCTCTTCTTGGTGTATGACGGAAAATGTCCTTTTAGACATGTCATACTCAACTACTAAATCTGGCATCTGTAATATAACCCAAAGTAGATCTCCATTATAAACAAGTATTTCAGAAGAAACTTAGGAGTGAAGCTACTTGAGCTAGAGCAATAAATGGTTACGTAAATTTCACAGCATTGAACATGAAGTCATTCTAGTTAATTCCAATACAAAGTAACAACATGGATGATGCCGGATTTATTTCTAATACCCCTCCAAAACTTGTCAATGCAACAAAGTATATGTTTAGGTAGAAacaaattcaataaaaatcagtGGCATCCTTTTAAATACTTTTATTGAGATTGAGAGAGGGAAAAATTAATCTCTTTGACACCGCCAACATATTCAAAACTTATGTAGCGCCACTAATGCACAGGTCAGCGAAAATTCACGACTTTCATATATAAATGAGAAAATTTTGAGGCCTTACCACTGGAGAGGAAAGCACTGCACGGTATGCCGAGGTCAAGTAATCATGATTGGATCCTGGGGCAGTTCGGCATACATCAGAGGGCACAGGGAAAATCCATGGGTTTAAATGTTTGATCTCCATGACGTTCTGTAAAGGATAGGAGTATCAGCTTGGACAAGTCTCACAATATATCAAAGGTATTTATCGAACAAATGATCAAATGCCGAGGATTCCCGCCTCTCCTTTATCCTGAAGAAAATACCCAAATTAACTTTGTGTTTTTCAAGAAACTACCTTGCATTTGGCAACAATAGGAAGATTGATTGAACACATCACAGAAGAACCCTCCCTCTCAAGAAAGAGGACAAGGTATTTATCGAACATGTCCATATCCTGCAAGTTGGTGCCTTCACTAGGAAGTATGATACTCTGGCCACAGAAAATTAATTAGCATAATTAGTTTTTGTTAAATAAGAATAGAGATGTAATAGTACAAATAGCCAGTCCGACAAAATCCAAATCAGACAATCACAAAAGGGTCTGATTTTGAGTATGGGTATTGCAAACATAACCTAGGTCATATAAGTAAACCTTCTAAATCTAGCCCTCACTTGTAAGTAATGATCTAATATCTCAGTCATCTAACACTTAGATAATAAAGTACTCCGTATCAAGTTATAATAAATCGCATGAGCAATCCCCTTATCAAGGTCATCCAAGTCATTTTTCTCGAGTGAGTCGCATAGGTGACCATGTCTCCTAAATTTGCGGTCTTTGGAGTATTGTCTTATGGtctctcttttattttatttgtacaCTTATCCTTGTAAAACCTGAAATAATTTTAGGACTAAGTAGTTGTTGAAGCTCATTATTAAATGTCATAGGATTTTATGCATCCATAGAATATCCATCTCCTTAATGACTCATTTCATTTGCAAGTTCTATATCCTAGGTATCTGAGATACCAAAATTAAAATCCGTCTATCCATCACATAAGTAGAAAAATGTCGTTTGTAGGAGGCTAACTTGAAACACTTGGATGAAAAAAAGGACCTGCCAATTTTTAGAATCTATATCTTCAACTCTGCAAATACCCATGTAAAAGTTTTCACGTGGTAGCATTCCAACTTCGGTTGAAGGATTATTTGTAAGAACATAGAAAAAACCTTGATGGTGTTCCAGAAAAAATTGCACACCATCTATTCGCTTGTGCACTCGTCTGAGACTATTAAGTGGACTGATAGCATCTAAGACAAAGACCTGtgagaaatgaaaaagaaagtaaaCTACAAATTACGGCTCACAGCATACTAGTACCTCAATATATATGGTCAACATACATCAACTTTGACCATTAAGTGAAGTATAAATGAAGACATAATGTAGAAGTTTTTATGTTCAATTTATCAAAACAACTTAAGTATCGTATATCATGTACTCGATGTCGTTTGACCATCAAAGTCATACAGGGATAATATGAGTGCAATAGAGGGATGTTAACTTCACCTCTGATGAAGTCCTTGAATTAGAGTTGATGGTAATAAACTTGCCATCCTTGGTAGAAGTGATGTCCACACAAAACCTAGAATCGTCTTCTGTAAATATTACTGTATCAACATCTGATCCCAGATTTTTACAATGTACCCTGGCCATATATGAGGACATCAAACATCCCACTTATAACAAAAAACACCAACAAGAAGAATGGCTAGATAAAGTTACCTGTATGGCCTCTGATTATCATCACAAACCGTGTAGAAAATAACAGAACTATCTTGAGACCATGCCAAACTGACAACTGAATCAGCTTTGATGTCTGAGAGAACATGACCATCCCTGAGGTCCTTGATCTGAAGGAAGAAGCACTCAGAACCGTTTATATCAAGTGTATATGCCAGGAAGTTGTGGTCATGTGAGATTCGACATGTACCCACGTGAACATAACCTAAAATATGAAAGGAATCAACACAATGGATAAAAGGTATAAAAACCATGACAAAGGGGTTGCTTGGATATAATCGTAAGTGGGAAGAGGAGGGGAAGAGATGGAGGAGGACATAAACGGAAGGAGGAAGGAGGAGGAATGAAAATCATACTTCGGGACTGGCAAAATGAATATCTAGATAAGTAAGCTCTGCTACCCAGTTACTAAACCTTCAGTTTCTAGAAATCTTAATGAGTTCCATAAATAAGAAATATGGGGTACGAATCTAAATAGTTGTCATTCCAGCTTTAGTGACCTTACGAGTCTACGACTGTGGAAAACAACAAGCTCAATAATACACAGCTTGACTAGTTAAATACTGGGAGTGCAGCATGTGGATCAACGGGTAATTCTTCAATGTTTACATCATTTCTAACTCCTTCCTTCAGTAAATTAGTTCAGAAGCGGAACTTGGGTTCATAACCAATTAGCCAACAAAAGGCATCTCTTGCCTGAAATCAAAGGTAAAAATATTACCATATTTCTCCGCGATTTCATTCCAGTCTAGCAACATTTCCTCCTTCCTGAAAGCTTTTTTGATGAGAGAAAACAAACTTCCTAATCCTGCAGATCCTTCAGTCGCCAATCTTCTACAAAGAACAGGGTACTCTTTTCCTTCTGGGATGTACTGATAGTAAAGCCTATGACAAACGTCAACAAGTCATATATAATGTGAAAACTACTTTTCTGTTTAAAAAACAGTTTCTGCAAATATGCAATGTCGTAGGCAGATAGAACATAGGAGAACAGATCTTGAGATGCATGCTAAGCCGTCCATTTTTAACATCAGTAACTCAAAACatattcttttggatttaaaacCGGATGGACTAAATCAATCTGGATAGTAAGACCTTATGGTTTCTTTTCCAGTAAAATCACAGATGACAAATGCTAATCCTGGTTTCGGCTATAGACCACTAGAAGCCAACCTTTCTGTGAATGAAAGCATATTTATAGGCACTTGGTTGACATTAATGAGATAAATGCCTGTGGTGCATTCTAAACAGCTCAATAACTCAGATCAGCTGCAGCAACCGAATAATATGACTACATTTCTATCATCTCATCCTCATACCATAAGATAAgtccatatcaaaatataatttgTAATCACGTCATAACGCAAAGACAAGTAGTTCTCATGAATACTACTTTGCCGTTAAAAAAACAATTTGCAGCAAGCATGAACTGCTGTAGGCTGATAGGACATCAGAAATGGACTCAATAACTCAAAACGTAAATTAATCGTTTGGATTTGAAATGAAACTGGTGTAGGCTGATAGGACAGACGTTCATCCTGGTTTCGGTTATAAGCCACTAGAATACAACCTCTCTGTCGAAGAGAAGCGACAGACTTACAAAACAATGTCCCATCTTTAAGCGAAAGCATATTCATAGGCAGTTGGCTAAATTTAACAAGATGGATGCTAAGGTGCATTCTAAACAGTTCAATAACCGAGATCAGTTGCAGCAAACCAAGAATATCGCTACATTTCTACATTTCTATCATCTAATTCTCATACCATAAGACGAGTCCATTTCAGAAGACCATGGAATCCGGATATAAGGCTCTCACCTAAATTGAGCTATATAATACCAAAACCCTAACTAAACACAATCATCCCATTAACACAAAAACACCATTAATCAAAAGGCCAACAAAAACACAATCATCACATTTCATAACAAAAGCACAACAGAACATGAAACCGAACCGAAACGCGTACAGAAGAATTAAGCTCACCAAGGTCCCCAACGTTCAGGAGGAGTCTGAATCTTAGAAGGAAGACGAGAACCCATCTCAAAGAACAAGTCTTTCTGCAACTTTACAGTGTCAGCCATGAAAGCATCAGCATAAGAATTCTCAAGCTGAAGATATGAACTAAAATCTGGGTCATTAATGTTGGACATCCAATGATATGGATCATCCCAAACACACCCATGAACATTGAGCTTGAAAGGAAGCTTCTTTGGGATTGGTGGGTTTATTGAAGGAGTTGAAAAGATTGGACATTTATGGGAAGAAATTGTAGAAAATGTTAGAGAAATTGTACCAAgaaatttggggatttttgtGGGTTTGATTGATTTTGAGAGAAGGTTGAATATGATGGACATTTGATAATTTTGGGTGCAAATCTTTGAAATTTGATTTCCCTAATTTTGATTTTGATGGGTTTGCTTTGCACTGCAGCTACTGATTGTGGAACAATGGTGGGGTTTACGGGAGGTTTATTGTGCAGCTGTGTTTTCTTTGGTTA
It includes:
- the LOC141591729 gene encoding uncharacterized protein LOC141591729 isoform X1; the encoded protein is MSIIFNLLSKSIKPTKIPKFLGTISLTFSTISSHKCPIFSTPSINPPIPKKLPFKLNVHGCVWDDPYHWMSNINDPDFSSYLQLENSYADAFMADTVKLQKDLFFEMGSRLPSKIQTPPERWGPWLYYQYIPEGKEYPVLCRRLATEGSAGLGSLFSLIKKAFRKEEMLLDWNEIAEKYGYVHVGTCRISHDHNFLAYTLDINGSECFFLQIKDLRDGHVLSDIKADSVVSLAWSQDSSVIFYTVCDDNQRPYRVHCKNLGSDVDTVIFTEDDSRFCVDITSTKDGKFITINSNSRTSSEVFVLDAISPLNSLRRVHKRIDGVQFFLEHHQGFFYVLTNNPSTEVGMLPRENFYMGICRVEDIDSKNWQSIILPSEGTNLQDMDMFDKYLVLFLEREGSSVMCSINLPIVAKCKNVMEIKHLNPWIFPVPSDVCRTAPGSNHDYLTSAYRAVLSSPVMPDLVVEYDMSKRTFSVIHQEEVVQATRNVHTNTRNHEINGKLPKVENDKHRHDQSFEGLQSWKDFSSSYACETHEVVSHDGTKVPLTIVYSKDRKPKEQFPGLLEAYGAYGEVLEKCWCADRLSLLERGWVLAFADVRGGGGSDPSWHQQGSRANKMNSVYDYVFCAKYLVNKGYARKDRLAAIGYSAGSLLVGAAINSHPALFSAAILKVPFLDICNTLMDESLPLTILDHEEFGNPKIKAEFESLMKYSPYDNINQGSCYPAMLVTAAFNDTRVGVWEAAKWVAKVRETTCTTCSRSVILKTEMKGGHFGEGGRSGHSKEKAYEYAFLLKVMGLLDSSRH
- the LOC141591729 gene encoding uncharacterized protein LOC141591729 isoform X2; this encodes MSIIFNLLSKSIKPTKIPKFLGTISLTFSTISSHKCPIFSTPSINPPIPKKLPFKLNVHGCVWDDPYHWMSNINDPDFSSYLQLENSYADAFMADTVKLQKDLFFEMGSRLPSKIQTPPERWGPWLYYQYIPEGKEYPVLCRRLATEGSAGLGSLFSLIKKAFRKEEMLLDWNEIAEKYGYVHVGTCRISHDHNFLAYTLDINGSECFFLQIKDLRDGHVLSDIKADSVVSLAWSQDSSVIFYTVCDDNQRPYRVHCKNLGSDVDTVIFTEDDSRFCVDITSTKDGKFITINSNSRTSSESIILPSEGTNLQDMDMFDKYLVLFLEREGSSVMCSINLPIVAKCKNVMEIKHLNPWIFPVPSDVCRTAPGSNHDYLTSAYRAVLSSPVMPDLVVEYDMSKRTFSVIHQEEVVQATRNVHTNTRNHEINGKLPKVENDKHRHDQSFEGLQSWKDFSSSYACETHEVVSHDGTKVPLTIVYSKDRKPKEQFPGLLEAYGAYGEVLEKCWCADRLSLLERGWVLAFADVRGGGGSDPSWHQQGSRANKMNSVYDYVFCAKYLVNKGYARKDRLAAIGYSAGSLLVGAAINSHPALFSAAILKVPFLDICNTLMDESLPLTILDHEEFGNPKIKAEFESLMKYSPYDNINQGSCYPAMLVTAAFNDTRVGVWEAAKWVAKVRETTCTTCSRSVILKTEMKGGHFGEGGRSGHSKEKAYEYAFLLKVMGLLDSSRH